In one window of Candidatus Lernaella stagnicola DNA:
- a CDS encoding zinc dependent phospholipase C family protein, translating to MHIFSPRSWTAAILIVTAFAAITQAAGMSVHCEVSTRAAHYFDFDQYPAYRDIVQAHPEAYQAGSPFPDWGYAFGYHDPSEDAHWPPFLITFAEYIHDTYPKPWDEDTKKLVAFLAGVISHANADLDWHGLGGVDEGTIDVMSEQEFHGDWNAAHGIADTGGEFIDRYERDMDWLELRWYFPFADIVAVYERYGYEPGYITEEVLRPRTFMLFLGALANRLGGWLLYPDYARQSPFLVEELNDYFIGGLDGMAIRVMWQWWDYFTIIEEGGSDALSPAVAWGEVERHENPLLPPLEQLLFVANLADIEIERGERGVTYIARLPRPLVRNDQIDKPDIEPVTPAVSWFADEPYRYVGHRFARGDFNGDGTADLALGGHGYGEPGLPQLGEVYVFFGGAPLLGEVSIEEADLVLQGGESHGRFGWQLAVVDLNRDGVADLAVSTPTTQADATEYRGEVSVFFGGGDFGGEPDIIVAAAETYANLGHSLAGGDLNGDGFADLIVGSPYARSSGSQNGLALVFFSGLAAGTYSPADADWLVFGEQPYDWFGYALGHYETPTGRRMLVVGAPGCDTDDRQATGTLYAYDFTGAIPTEAFLELSGRDEFDKVGSAFTFGAYYGDGEPWLAVAAPTRSDGSLTHTGAVYLLQLSWLAGAQSIDDFAGAQILFGEANWSRLGRRLVTGDANADGTDDLLIVQPWHGTWTKRMVGTAYLYLGGPGFLGDHTLADATWTIPGQTHQAMLGDAAHMWDVDGDGHDDVLLGAPRDSRHARHGGTANIYLAPVPRPAVLTPAVASPGDEGRFTLTGAGFFNGELTLTLGGGDVLKPRNVQIENVETVSFDLRIPARAPLGAYELTMENVFGQGLLPDALTLVDDPPADDDDDDDDDDNDDHDDDDDDDNDDDTVDYTIHGGDENNKEDGCGF from the coding sequence ATGCACATCTTCTCACCGCGAAGTTGGACGGCGGCCATCCTGATCGTGACGGCTTTTGCCGCCATCACCCAAGCCGCCGGAATGAGCGTTCACTGCGAAGTAAGCACCCGCGCCGCCCACTATTTCGACTTCGACCAATACCCCGCCTATCGCGATATCGTGCAAGCGCACCCCGAAGCCTATCAGGCCGGATCTCCCTTCCCCGATTGGGGCTACGCCTTCGGGTATCACGACCCTTCCGAGGACGCCCATTGGCCTCCTTTTCTGATCACCTTCGCCGAATACATTCACGATACCTATCCCAAGCCCTGGGACGAAGATACGAAAAAACTCGTGGCATTCCTCGCGGGCGTAATTTCCCACGCCAATGCCGACCTGGATTGGCACGGGCTCGGCGGCGTGGACGAGGGCACCATCGACGTGATGTCCGAGCAGGAATTCCACGGTGACTGGAACGCCGCGCACGGCATCGCCGACACCGGCGGCGAATTCATCGACCGCTACGAGCGCGACATGGACTGGCTGGAACTGCGCTGGTATTTCCCCTTCGCGGACATCGTCGCGGTGTACGAGCGCTACGGCTACGAGCCCGGGTACATCACCGAAGAAGTGTTGCGACCGCGCACCTTCATGCTCTTTCTCGGCGCGCTGGCCAATCGCCTCGGCGGCTGGCTGCTCTACCCCGATTACGCGCGGCAGTCGCCCTTTTTGGTCGAGGAACTCAACGATTATTTCATCGGCGGCCTCGACGGCATGGCGATCCGTGTGATGTGGCAATGGTGGGATTACTTCACGATCATCGAGGAAGGCGGTTCCGACGCGCTGTCGCCCGCCGTGGCGTGGGGGGAAGTGGAGCGACACGAAAACCCGCTGCTGCCTCCTCTCGAACAACTGCTCTTCGTCGCCAACCTCGCCGACATCGAAATTGAACGAGGCGAGCGCGGCGTGACTTACATCGCCCGCTTGCCCCGCCCCCTGGTGCGCAACGACCAGATCGATAAGCCCGACATCGAGCCGGTAACGCCGGCCGTGTCTTGGTTCGCCGACGAACCGTACCGCTACGTGGGGCACCGCTTCGCGCGCGGCGATTTCAACGGCGACGGCACAGCCGATCTGGCCCTGGGCGGACACGGCTACGGCGAGCCGGGCCTGCCGCAACTGGGCGAGGTGTACGTGTTTTTCGGCGGTGCGCCGCTTCTCGGCGAGGTGTCAATCGAGGAAGCCGATCTCGTGCTGCAAGGTGGTGAATCCCACGGCCGCTTCGGCTGGCAATTGGCCGTCGTCGATCTCAACCGCGACGGCGTGGCCGACCTTGCCGTCTCGACGCCCACCACCCAAGCCGACGCTACGGAATACCGGGGCGAAGTGTCGGTGTTCTTCGGCGGCGGCGATTTCGGCGGCGAGCCCGACATCATCGTGGCGGCGGCGGAAACCTACGCCAACCTCGGCCACAGCCTCGCCGGGGGCGACCTTAACGGCGACGGGTTCGCGGATTTGATCGTCGGTTCGCCTTATGCGCGAAGCAGCGGCTCGCAAAACGGGTTGGCTCTCGTGTTTTTCAGCGGCCTGGCGGCGGGGACGTACTCTCCTGCCGACGCCGATTGGCTTGTCTTTGGCGAGCAGCCCTACGATTGGTTCGGGTACGCCCTCGGACACTACGAAACGCCGACCGGCAGGCGCATGCTCGTGGTCGGCGCGCCGGGGTGCGACACCGACGACCGGCAGGCCACCGGCACGCTCTACGCCTACGACTTCACCGGCGCGATCCCGACGGAAGCGTTTCTGGAACTCAGCGGCCGCGACGAATTCGACAAGGTCGGAAGCGCCTTCACCTTCGGCGCGTACTACGGAGACGGTGAGCCGTGGCTCGCGGTCGCCGCCCCAACCCGCAGCGACGGAAGCCTGACCCACACCGGAGCCGTGTATTTGCTTCAACTCTCGTGGCTCGCCGGTGCGCAATCGATCGACGACTTCGCCGGCGCACAAATTCTGTTCGGCGAAGCAAACTGGTCGCGGCTCGGCCGCCGTTTGGTCACCGGCGACGCCAACGCCGACGGCACGGACGATCTGTTGATCGTCCAACCGTGGCACGGCACATGGACCAAACGCATGGTCGGGACCGCCTATCTCTATCTTGGAGGGCCGGGTTTTCTGGGCGACCACACTCTCGCCGACGCCACGTGGACGATCCCCGGCCAAACCCATCAGGCAATGCTCGGCGACGCGGCGCACATGTGGGATGTCGACGGTGACGGCCACGACGATGTGCTGCTCGGCGCCCCCCGCGATTCCCGCCACGCCAGGCACGGCGGCACTGCCAATATCTACCTCGCCCCGGTGCCGCGCCCGGCTGTCCTCACCCCGGCCGTGGCCTCTCCCGGCGACGAAGGGCGCTTCACGTTGACGGGAGCCGGCTTCTTCAACGGAGAGCTGACCCTGACCTTGGGCGGCGGCGACGTCCTGAAGCCGCGCAACGTGCAGATTGAAAACGTCGAAACCGTATCCTTCGATTTGCGGATTCCCGCCCGCGCACCGCTGGGCGCGTACGAACTGACGATGGAAAACGTCTTCGGCCAAGGCTTGCTGCCCGACGCCCTGACCTTGGTGGACGACCCACCCGCCGATGATGATGACGATGACGACGACGATGATAACGACGATCATGATGACGACGATGACGATGACAATGACGATGACACGGTCGACTACACGATTCACGGCGGAGACGAAAACAACAAGGAAGACGGCTGCGGTTTCTGA
- a CDS encoding TonB-dependent receptor plug domain-containing protein: MIVTGKRSPAELTASSQEITADDIRALGAKNVAEALQLATGMRVDTAPNALSANGKQETLAGLRGFDPRNVIVLIDGIPVYEPYFRVLDLRQIPVGDVAKIKIMKGPTSVLYGPNALGGVINIITKRGAGPARGHVDASYGDVENFAGNASVRGGARGFEYFLAPGFAKSEGYRVSDDFERTRNEDGGLRENSDFSDYYASGKVGYFRGLTGLTLAANHYEFTGGVPFSMEAVEPSTLWRKFWRKTGVAIYGDWAPVDFLYLRGKAFYTRFYNTITTFEDTALSTIAADGDALSTYDNDVFGYQLMPEWLLGPAGSITMSLLYKQDRVGIQDEKGGEWTDYAAETYSGGAEYGVSAWKLWLTTGAAYHFFRRVETPGDDLGKDDGVADYQAGLAFVPHPAIELHAGAAHKTAFPDLKSLYGSQGNPELKPEAALNVDAGYRAFPLPQLSFASTWFYSDITDLIGKRELGNEFVLENISAATITGVENTLDLTFFDDILTGGFAYTYLNTRDERDERHLERLDFRPEHTASFDGRVTAPFGTSLAAQFVWVSERQYEEPGKDRDKQALPEYGLLSARLAHRLTWDAGRTTAEFFLEGKNLLDVYYESAPQKAASGRMLNGGVAVDF; the protein is encoded by the coding sequence GTGATCGTTACCGGCAAGCGTTCGCCCGCGGAATTGACCGCCTCCAGCCAGGAGATCACCGCAGACGACATCCGCGCGCTGGGCGCAAAAAATGTCGCCGAAGCCCTGCAACTGGCCACCGGCATGCGCGTGGACACCGCGCCCAACGCCCTGTCGGCCAACGGCAAACAGGAAACGCTGGCCGGGCTGCGCGGCTTCGACCCCCGCAACGTGATCGTGCTCATCGACGGCATCCCCGTCTACGAACCCTATTTCCGCGTGCTCGACCTGCGGCAGATCCCGGTCGGCGATGTGGCAAAAATCAAAATCATGAAGGGCCCCACCAGCGTGCTGTACGGCCCCAACGCCTTGGGCGGGGTGATCAACATCATCACCAAGCGCGGCGCCGGACCGGCCCGCGGACACGTCGACGCCTCCTACGGCGACGTGGAAAACTTCGCGGGTAACGCCTCGGTGCGCGGCGGGGCGCGCGGCTTTGAATACTTTCTGGCGCCCGGTTTCGCCAAGAGCGAGGGCTACCGCGTCTCCGACGACTTCGAGCGCACGCGCAACGAAGACGGCGGCCTGCGCGAGAACTCCGACTTCTCCGACTACTACGCCTCGGGCAAGGTCGGCTACTTCCGCGGCTTGACCGGCCTGACCCTCGCGGCCAACCACTACGAATTCACCGGCGGCGTGCCCTTCTCGATGGAAGCGGTCGAACCCTCGACGCTGTGGCGCAAGTTCTGGCGCAAAACCGGCGTCGCTATCTATGGCGACTGGGCGCCGGTCGACTTCCTCTACCTGCGCGGCAAGGCTTTTTACACGCGTTTCTACAACACGATCACGACCTTCGAAGACACGGCGCTCTCCACCATCGCTGCCGACGGCGACGCACTCAGCACCTACGATAACGACGTCTTCGGCTACCAGCTCATGCCCGAATGGCTGCTGGGGCCGGCCGGTTCGATCACGATGTCGCTGCTCTACAAGCAAGATCGCGTCGGCATTCAAGACGAAAAGGGCGGCGAGTGGACCGACTATGCCGCCGAAACCTACTCCGGCGGCGCCGAGTACGGCGTGTCGGCGTGGAAGCTGTGGCTGACCACCGGGGCGGCGTATCACTTTTTCCGCCGCGTGGAAACGCCCGGCGACGATTTGGGTAAAGACGACGGTGTGGCCGATTACCAAGCGGGCCTAGCTTTCGTGCCCCACCCGGCCATCGAACTGCACGCGGGCGCCGCGCACAAAACGGCCTTCCCGGATCTAAAATCGCTCTACGGCTCGCAGGGCAATCCGGAACTCAAGCCCGAGGCGGCGCTGAACGTGGACGCGGGATACCGGGCCTTCCCCCTGCCGCAGCTTTCCTTCGCTTCGACGTGGTTCTACTCCGACATCACCGACCTGATCGGCAAACGGGAACTGGGCAACGAGTTCGTCCTGGAAAACATCAGCGCGGCCACCATCACCGGCGTGGAAAACACGCTGGACCTGACTTTCTTCGACGACATCCTCACCGGTGGCTTCGCCTACACCTACCTGAACACCCGCGACGAGCGCGACGAACGCCACCTCGAGCGCCTCGATTTCCGGCCCGAGCACACCGCCTCGTTCGACGGCCGCGTCACCGCGCCTTTCGGTACTTCGCTCGCGGCGCAGTTCGTGTGGGTAAGTGAGCGGCAGTACGAAGAGCCGGGAAAGGACCGCGACAAGCAGGCGCTGCCGGAATACGGCTTGCTCAGCGCCCGCCTCGCGCACCGCCTCACCTGGGACGCCGGGCGTACGACGGCCGAGTTTTTCCTCGAAGGCAAGAATCTGCTGGATGTGTATTACGAATCCGCGCCGCAGAAAGCCGCCTCCGGCCGCATGCTGAACGGCGGCGTCGCCGTCGATTTCTAA